A genomic segment from Streptomyces sp. NBC_00459 encodes:
- a CDS encoding carbohydrate ABC transporter permease, whose protein sequence is MTVAIDRATGKRRGEPGQRPGRLDRLKHAYQRYWYAYAMIAPVVVVLGGLVLYPLVRGLYLTLTDANSLNSARTIGVNHIDATYKFIGFDNYADILWGDTAYDRFWSHFIWTIVWTALCVALHYCIGLGLALLLNQKLRGRTFYRLILVLPWAVPTFVTVFGWRFMLADGGIINTMLDAVHLPSPLWLEDTFWQRFAAIMVNTWCGVPFMMVSLLGGLQSIDSTLYEAADMDGATAWQKFWYVTLPGLRSVSSTVVLLGIIWTFNQFAVIFLLFGNTAPDAQILVTWAYYLGFGQQPRDFAQSAAYGMLLLAILVVFTSFYRRWLNRNEQQLAI, encoded by the coding sequence ATGACAGTCGCCATCGACCGCGCGACCGGCAAGCGCCGCGGTGAGCCCGGGCAGCGACCCGGACGGCTCGATCGTCTCAAGCACGCCTACCAGAGGTACTGGTACGCGTACGCGATGATCGCGCCCGTGGTCGTCGTGCTCGGCGGACTCGTGCTCTACCCGCTCGTGCGCGGCCTCTACCTGACGCTCACGGACGCCAACAGCCTCAACTCCGCCCGCACGATCGGCGTCAACCACATCGACGCCACCTACAAGTTCATCGGCTTCGACAACTACGCCGACATCCTGTGGGGCGACACCGCGTACGACCGCTTCTGGTCGCACTTCATCTGGACGATCGTCTGGACCGCGCTCTGCGTGGCCCTCCACTACTGCATCGGCCTCGGCCTGGCCCTGCTCCTCAACCAGAAGCTGCGCGGGCGCACCTTCTACCGGCTGATCCTGGTCCTGCCGTGGGCCGTGCCCACCTTCGTCACCGTCTTCGGCTGGCGGTTCATGCTCGCCGACGGCGGCATCATCAACACGATGCTCGACGCCGTGCACCTGCCGTCACCGCTGTGGCTGGAGGACACCTTCTGGCAGCGGTTCGCCGCGATCATGGTCAACACGTGGTGCGGTGTGCCGTTCATGATGGTCTCGCTGCTCGGCGGCCTCCAGTCCATCGACTCCACGCTGTACGAGGCCGCGGACATGGACGGCGCGACCGCCTGGCAGAAGTTCTGGTACGTCACACTGCCGGGCCTTCGCTCCGTCAGCTCCACCGTCGTACTCCTCGGCATCATCTGGACGTTCAACCAGTTCGCCGTGATCTTCCTGCTGTTCGGCAACACCGCCCCGGACGCGCAGATCCTCGTCACCTGGGCCTACTACCTCGGCTTCGGCCAACAGCCGCGCGACTTCGCGCAGTCGGCGGCCTACGGCATGCTGCTGCTGGCCATCCTCGTCGTCTTCACCTCCTTCTACCGCCGCTGGCTGAACCGCAATGAGCAGCAGCTCGCGATCTGA
- a CDS encoding sugar ABC transporter permease, giving the protein MSAMTVQKSAQSDPAAAPQPGRPGRRGLATTLASHGILTVASLIALFPIAWLLYLSLGPDKDDYLHPGGIWDKMTFDNYSFVLQHTNFFDWMKSSLIVSLGTTVIGVMVAATTGYAVSRMRFPGYRKFMWVLLVTQMFPIAVLIVPMYQILSDLQLIDNYLGLILVYCSTAVPYCAWLLKGYFDTIPFEIDEAGRVDGLTPFGTFARLILPLAKPGLAVAAFYSFITAFGEVAFASTFMLSDTKYTFAVGLQSFVSEHDAQRNLMAATAVLVAIPVSAFFYLVQKNLVAGLTAGGTKG; this is encoded by the coding sequence ATGAGTGCCATGACCGTTCAGAAGTCCGCGCAGTCGGACCCGGCCGCCGCCCCGCAACCGGGGCGACCCGGCCGACGCGGCCTCGCCACCACCCTCGCCTCCCACGGCATCCTGACCGTCGCGAGCCTGATCGCGCTCTTCCCGATCGCGTGGCTGCTCTACCTGTCCCTCGGCCCGGACAAGGACGACTACCTCCACCCCGGGGGCATCTGGGACAAGATGACGTTCGACAACTACTCGTTCGTCCTCCAGCACACCAACTTCTTCGACTGGATGAAGAGTTCGCTGATCGTCTCGCTCGGTACGACGGTCATCGGGGTGATGGTCGCGGCGACCACCGGCTACGCCGTCTCGCGGATGCGCTTCCCCGGCTACCGCAAGTTCATGTGGGTGCTGCTGGTCACCCAGATGTTCCCGATCGCCGTACTCATCGTGCCGATGTACCAGATCCTCTCGGACCTCCAGCTCATCGACAACTACCTCGGTCTGATCCTCGTCTACTGCTCGACGGCCGTGCCGTACTGCGCCTGGCTGCTCAAGGGATACTTCGACACGATCCCCTTCGAGATCGACGAGGCGGGACGCGTCGACGGGCTGACCCCCTTCGGCACCTTCGCGCGGCTGATCCTGCCGCTGGCCAAACCGGGCCTGGCGGTCGCCGCGTTCTACAGCTTCATCACCGCGTTCGGCGAGGTCGCGTTCGCCTCGACGTTCATGCTGTCGGACACGAAGTACACCTTCGCGGTCGGCCTGCAGAGCTTCGTCAGCGAACACGACGCCCAGCGCAACCTGATGGCCGCCACCGCGGTACTGGTCGCGATACCTGTCTCGGCCTTCTTCTACCTGGTCCAGAAGAACCTGGTGGCGGGCCTGACGGCAGGCGGTACCAAGGGCTGA
- a CDS encoding ferredoxin reductase family protein, with protein sequence MAATSNPVHRGTVLPVDAARWAMWTFVIVNVVIVEALFVSAGSGKNGVLTVAKFFGLHAALLMLFQLLLVARLPWLDRRIGMDRLTVWHRWVGFSLLWTVLTHATLVVLGYATLDDASMGKTFVALSGVVASLLGMWAAGFILVIAVLSTRSLRRRLRYEVWHGLHLLLYVALGLAFVHQLEETTTFTSSAFAEAYWWILWLFSFGALLTGRVAMPLWRNAYHRFRVAAVVPESDNVVSVYVTGRHLDKLPARAGQFCIWRFPGHNHWWLANPFSLSAAPGGQGLRLTAKAVGSASAGLRDVPVGSRAFVEGPYGAFTSLHRTRPGNLLIAGGVGITPVRAMLEEETTGDFVVLYRVRSEADAVLLDEVRHLIALRGGRLHLLTGRTGDGGTPPFSPDGLRQLVPDVTDRDVYVCGPPAMTAAVLSSLRELRVPARQVHSEKFGLA encoded by the coding sequence ATGGCGGCGACGAGCAATCCGGTGCACAGAGGCACCGTCCTTCCGGTGGACGCGGCGCGCTGGGCGATGTGGACTTTCGTCATCGTCAACGTGGTGATCGTCGAGGCGTTGTTCGTGAGCGCCGGTTCGGGCAAGAACGGGGTGCTCACGGTCGCGAAGTTCTTCGGACTGCACGCGGCCCTGCTGATGCTGTTCCAACTGCTGCTGGTGGCCCGGCTGCCGTGGCTGGACCGCCGTATCGGGATGGACCGGCTCACGGTGTGGCACCGCTGGGTCGGCTTCTCCCTGCTGTGGACCGTCCTCACCCACGCCACGCTGGTGGTGCTCGGCTACGCGACCCTCGACGACGCGTCCATGGGGAAGACGTTCGTCGCCCTCAGCGGGGTGGTGGCCTCCCTGCTGGGCATGTGGGCAGCGGGCTTCATCCTCGTGATCGCCGTGCTCTCCACCCGGTCCCTGCGGCGACGGCTGCGGTACGAGGTCTGGCACGGGCTGCACCTGCTGCTCTACGTCGCCCTGGGCCTGGCCTTCGTCCATCAGTTGGAGGAGACCACGACCTTCACGTCCTCCGCGTTCGCCGAGGCCTACTGGTGGATCCTGTGGCTGTTCTCCTTCGGCGCCCTGCTGACCGGGCGCGTCGCCATGCCGCTCTGGCGCAACGCCTACCACCGGTTCCGCGTCGCGGCCGTCGTACCCGAGTCGGACAACGTGGTCTCCGTCTACGTCACCGGCCGCCACCTCGACAAACTCCCGGCACGCGCGGGCCAGTTCTGCATCTGGCGGTTCCCCGGGCACAACCACTGGTGGCTGGCCAACCCCTTCTCCCTGTCGGCGGCGCCGGGCGGACAAGGGCTGCGCCTCACCGCGAAGGCCGTGGGCAGTGCCAGCGCCGGCCTGCGCGATGTCCCGGTCGGCAGCCGCGCCTTTGTCGAGGGGCCGTACGGGGCCTTCACCTCGCTGCACCGGACCCGGCCCGGCAACCTGCTGATCGCCGGAGGCGTGGGCATCACGCCCGTACGGGCCATGCTGGAGGAGGAGACGACCGGCGACTTCGTCGTGCTCTACCGGGTGCGCAGCGAGGCTGACGCCGTACTGCTGGACGAGGTACGCCACCTGATCGCCCTCCGGGGCGGACGGCTGCACCTGCTCACCGGCCGGACCGGCGACGGCGGCACCCCGCCCTTCAGTCCGGACGGCCTGCGCCAACTGGTCCCCGACGTCACCGACCGCGACGTGTACGTCTGCGGCCCGCCGGCCATGACCGCGGCTGTGCTGTCCAGCCTGCGGGAGCTACGGGTCCCCGCGCGACAGGTGCACTCCGAGAAGTTCGGCCTGGCCTGA
- a CDS encoding glycoside hydrolase family 13 protein: protein MSQHSAAPAPTSAPSTVTAHRDWWRDAVIYQVYPRSFADSNGDGMGDLEGVRTRLPYLRDLGVDAVWLSPFYASPQADAGYDVADYRAVDPMFGNLLDADALIRDAHELDLRIIVDLVPNHSSDQHEWFKRAVAEGPGSPLRDRYHFRPGKGENGELPPNDWESIFGGPAWTRITEPDGTPGDWYLHLFAPEQPDFNWEHPAVGDEFRSVLRFWLDMGVDGFRIDVAHGLVKAAGLPDLGSHDQLKLLGNDVMPFFDQDGVHAIYREWRLVLDEYAGERIFVAEAWTPTIERTANYVRPDELHQAFNFQYLATYWDAAELKVVIDRTLDAMRPVGAPATWVLSNHDVTRHATRFANESGLGTQIRLAGDRALGLPRARAATLLMLALPGSAYVYQGEELGLPDVVDLADEVRQDPAYFRGEGQDGFRDGCRVPIPWRREGSSYGFGDGGSWLPQPAEWAELSVEAQTGAPGSTLELYRAALAARREHPGLGAGDSVEWLRAPQGVLAFRRGEFVCVANTSGESVTIPAYGEILVASGEVTVAEDEAKLPADTTVWWTTV, encoded by the coding sequence ATGAGCCAGCACTCCGCCGCTCCGGCCCCGACCTCCGCCCCGAGCACCGTCACCGCCCACCGTGACTGGTGGCGCGACGCCGTGATCTACCAGGTCTACCCCCGAAGCTTCGCCGACAGCAACGGCGACGGCATGGGCGACCTGGAAGGCGTCCGCACCCGGCTGCCGTATCTGCGCGACCTGGGCGTCGACGCCGTGTGGCTCAGCCCCTTCTACGCCTCCCCGCAGGCCGACGCCGGCTACGACGTCGCCGACTACCGGGCCGTGGACCCCATGTTCGGCAACCTCCTGGACGCCGACGCCCTGATCCGCGACGCCCACGAACTGGACCTCAGGATCATCGTCGACCTGGTCCCCAACCACTCCTCCGACCAGCACGAGTGGTTCAAACGGGCGGTCGCGGAAGGCCCCGGCTCACCGCTGCGGGACCGCTACCACTTCCGCCCGGGCAAGGGCGAGAACGGCGAACTCCCGCCCAACGACTGGGAGTCCATCTTCGGCGGCCCGGCATGGACGAGGATCACCGAGCCGGACGGCACCCCGGGTGACTGGTACCTGCACCTCTTCGCGCCCGAGCAGCCCGACTTCAACTGGGAACACCCGGCGGTCGGGGACGAGTTCCGCTCGGTCCTCAGGTTCTGGCTCGACATGGGCGTCGACGGTTTCCGTATCGACGTGGCGCACGGCCTGGTGAAGGCGGCAGGCCTCCCGGACCTGGGATCCCACGACCAGCTCAAGCTGCTGGGCAACGATGTCATGCCGTTCTTCGACCAGGACGGCGTGCACGCCATCTACCGCGAATGGCGTCTGGTCCTCGACGAGTACGCGGGTGAGCGCATTTTCGTCGCGGAGGCGTGGACCCCGACCATCGAGCGCACGGCGAACTACGTCCGCCCCGACGAACTCCACCAGGCCTTCAACTTCCAGTACCTGGCCACCTATTGGGACGCGGCCGAGCTGAAGGTCGTCATCGACCGCACCCTGGACGCCATGCGTCCGGTCGGCGCCCCGGCCACCTGGGTGCTGTCGAACCACGACGTCACCCGTCACGCCACCCGCTTCGCCAACGAGTCGGGCCTCGGCACTCAGATCCGCCTCGCCGGAGACCGCGCGCTGGGCCTGCCCAGGGCCCGCGCGGCCACCCTCCTCATGCTCGCGCTGCCCGGTTCGGCGTACGTCTACCAGGGCGAGGAACTGGGTCTGCCGGACGTCGTCGACCTCGCGGACGAGGTCCGTCAGGACCCCGCGTACTTCCGGGGCGAGGGGCAGGACGGCTTCCGCGACGGCTGCCGGGTGCCGATCCCCTGGAGGCGCGAGGGATCGTCGTACGGCTTCGGCGACGGCGGCTCCTGGCTTCCGCAGCCCGCCGAGTGGGCCGAGTTGAGCGTCGAGGCGCAGACGGGTGCGCCCGGCTCCACCCTGGAGCTGTACCGCGCCGCCCTCGCCGCCCGACGCGAACACCCCGGCCTCGGCGCGGGCGACTCCGTCGAGTGGCTGAGGGCACCGCAGGGCGTTCTCGCCTTCCGGCGCGGCGAGTTCGTGTGCGTCGCGAACACGAGCGGCGAGTCGGTCACGATCCCGGCGTACGGCGAGATCCTGGTCGCCAGCGGCGAGGTGACCGTGGCGGAGGACGAGGCGAAGCTGCCGGCGGACACGACGGTGTGGTGGACGACGGTCTGA
- a CDS encoding alpha-amylase: protein MASRTLSGALALVAGASIALGVPTGAANASPPGIKDVTAVLFEWKFASVAKECTNTLGPAGYGYVQVSPPAEHIQGSQWWTSYQPVSYRIAGRLGDATAFKSMIDTCHAAGVKVVVDTVINHMSAGSGTGTGGSSYTKYNYPGLYSSYDFDDCTATVSDYTNRANVQNCELVQLADLDTGEEYVRSAIAGYMNSLLGYGVDGFRIDAAKHIPATDLANIKSRLSNTSVYWKQEAIYGSGEAVQPTEYTGNGDVQEFRYAYDLKRVFNNENLAYLKNYGEGWGYMSSSVAGVFVDNHDTERNGSTLSYKDNANYTLANVFMLAYPYGAPDINSGYEFSDTDAGPPNGGTVNACWQDGWKCQHAWPEILRMVAFRNAVRGESVTNWWDNGGDAIAFGRGSKGYVAINHESSSLSRTYQTSLPAGTYCNVQSNTTVTVNGSGQFTATLGANTALAIYAGKSTC, encoded by the coding sequence ATGGCCAGTAGAACCCTCTCCGGCGCGCTCGCCCTCGTGGCCGGCGCGTCGATCGCGCTCGGCGTCCCGACGGGCGCCGCCAACGCCTCCCCGCCCGGCATCAAGGACGTCACCGCCGTCCTCTTCGAGTGGAAGTTCGCCTCGGTCGCCAAGGAGTGCACCAACACCCTCGGCCCCGCCGGCTACGGATACGTCCAGGTCTCCCCGCCCGCCGAGCACATACAGGGCTCGCAGTGGTGGACCTCGTACCAACCCGTCAGCTACAGGATCGCCGGTCGGCTCGGGGATGCCACCGCCTTCAAGAGCATGATCGACACGTGTCACGCCGCCGGGGTGAAGGTCGTCGTCGACACCGTCATCAACCACATGTCCGCGGGCAGCGGCACCGGCACCGGCGGTTCGTCGTACACGAAGTACAACTACCCCGGCCTGTACTCCTCCTACGACTTCGACGACTGCACGGCCACTGTCAGCGACTACACCAACCGCGCCAACGTCCAGAACTGCGAACTCGTGCAGCTCGCCGACCTCGACACCGGCGAGGAGTACGTCCGTTCGGCCATCGCCGGGTACATGAACTCCCTGCTCGGGTACGGCGTCGACGGCTTCCGCATCGACGCGGCCAAGCACATCCCGGCGACCGACCTGGCCAACATCAAGTCCAGGCTGAGCAACACGTCGGTGTACTGGAAGCAGGAGGCCATCTACGGCAGTGGCGAGGCTGTCCAGCCCACCGAGTACACGGGCAACGGCGATGTCCAGGAGTTCCGTTACGCCTACGACCTCAAGCGCGTCTTCAACAACGAGAACCTCGCCTACCTGAAGAACTACGGCGAGGGCTGGGGCTACATGAGCAGCTCGGTCGCCGGTGTCTTCGTCGACAACCACGACACCGAGCGCAACGGCTCCACGCTCAGCTACAAGGACAACGCGAACTACACCCTGGCCAACGTCTTCATGCTCGCCTACCCGTACGGCGCCCCGGACATCAACTCCGGCTACGAGTTCTCGGACACCGACGCGGGTCCGCCCAACGGCGGTACCGTCAACGCCTGTTGGCAGGACGGCTGGAAGTGCCAGCACGCCTGGCCGGAGATCCTGCGCATGGTCGCCTTCCGCAACGCGGTGCGCGGTGAGTCCGTCACCAACTGGTGGGACAACGGGGGCGACGCGATCGCCTTCGGGCGGGGCAGCAAGGGTTACGTGGCCATCAACCACGAGTCGAGCAGCCTGAGCAGGACCTACCAGACCTCGCTGCCCGCCGGGACCTACTGCAACGTGCAGAGCAACACGACGGTCACCGTGAACGGTTCGGGTCAGTTCACCGCGACCCTCGGCGCCAACACCGCCCTCGCGATCTACGCGGGCAAGTCCACCTGCTGA